The Oceanispirochaeta sp. M1 genome has a window encoding:
- a CDS encoding BrnT family toxin, translated as MDHISFDWDEKKNNTNQKKHKIGFAEAQTCFYDPNALVIHDPDHSENEDRFIFRMGLSKSLRILVVCHCYREPGETVRIISARKATTTESQSYGG; from the coding sequence ATGGATCACATATCTTTTGACTGGGATGAAAAGAAAAATAACACTAATCAGAAAAAACATAAAATTGGTTTTGCGGAAGCCCAAACATGCTTCTATGACCCTAACGCTTTAGTTATTCATGATCCAGACCATTCTGAAAATGAGGATCGATTCATTTTCAGAATGGGCTTGTCAAAATCTCTGCGGATACTAGTTGTTTGTCATTGTTATCGAGAACCAGGAGAAACAGTCAGAATTATATCTGCACGAAAAGCAACAACTACAGAAAGCCAATCATATGGAGGGTGA
- a CDS encoding HD-GYP domain-containing protein: MFTPSYSIHDLVETIIVILNTRDPYTFEHSWRVSALSEAISREMNVPNEYKESIHMAAHLHDIGKIGIPDYILNKTGKLTNVEYEKMKGHSEIGYEIVYGIENLKEIALYVRHHHERWDGKGYPSGLSGKDIPFGARIIAVADTFDAITSHRTYSKERSYDWAYEEIKASSGTQLCPEICDSFLDLKDDIPIILEEANNEIIQRVASKKKSLHY, encoded by the coding sequence ATGTTTACTCCTAGTTACTCAATCCATGATCTTGTGGAAACAATTATTGTTATCCTTAATACACGAGATCCCTATACCTTCGAACATTCTTGGAGAGTCTCTGCTCTTAGTGAGGCCATTTCCAGAGAGATGAATGTTCCCAATGAATACAAAGAGTCCATTCATATGGCAGCACACCTCCATGATATTGGAAAAATTGGAATTCCTGATTATATACTTAACAAGACGGGTAAACTTACGAATGTCGAATATGAAAAAATGAAAGGCCATTCGGAAATAGGATATGAGATTGTCTATGGTATTGAAAACCTGAAAGAAATTGCACTTTATGTACGTCATCATCACGAACGATGGGATGGAAAGGGATATCCAAGTGGTTTAAGTGGGAAGGATATTCCTTTTGGTGCTAGAATTATAGCTGTTGCCGATACATTTGATGCAATTACGAGCCACCGGACTTACAGCAAAGAAAGAAGCTATGATTGGGCATATGAAGAGATTAAGGCTTCCTCTGGAACTCAACTTTGTCCAGAAATATGTGATTCATTTTTGGATTTAAAAGATGATATCCCTATAATTCTCGAAGAAGCTAATAATGAGATTATCCAGAGAGTTGCTAGCAAAAAGAAGTCTTTACATTATTAG
- a CDS encoding ABC transporter substrate-binding protein, producing MKRNGFKFILTSLILMPLYLFAGGQKEETTPLKEINISYVKSPFNLQVMVMKEKELLEKEFAPDKITIKWHEITSGAKQAEAMAAGSLDIASVMNTASVTIANAAGNNVDIIDAVSRPIDTFTIMTGENGPLNVKDLSGKTVAGPKGTVLHQLLESVIQKEGLHDVKLVSMGLPQAQTALLAGKVDAALLAGALVLKTQDAGGQVLTTSEGYVQPLLVSVSPRSFVEAHPGVITRYKKIQSQAYDFIINSQDESLAIGAAQQDLSPDYALDLYKRSGIANNFVKADEEGLLKDILFLQDLGMIEGAVTPHDLISELLDVQ from the coding sequence ATGAAACGCAATGGATTTAAATTTATACTCACATCACTAATACTGATGCCCCTGTACCTGTTTGCTGGAGGCCAAAAAGAGGAGACTACTCCTTTAAAAGAGATCAATATTTCTTATGTAAAATCTCCTTTTAATCTGCAGGTAATGGTTATGAAAGAGAAGGAGCTTTTAGAAAAGGAATTTGCTCCTGATAAAATAACTATCAAATGGCACGAAATTACTTCCGGAGCCAAACAGGCCGAAGCCATGGCTGCTGGATCTCTGGACATAGCATCTGTTATGAATACTGCATCTGTAACCATTGCCAATGCAGCTGGTAACAATGTGGATATTATTGATGCGGTCAGTCGTCCTATAGATACATTTACAATAATGACAGGAGAAAATGGGCCCTTAAATGTGAAAGATCTGAGTGGAAAAACTGTTGCAGGTCCAAAAGGAACAGTACTACACCAGCTTTTGGAATCGGTAATTCAAAAAGAAGGACTTCACGATGTCAAACTTGTTTCAATGGGACTACCCCAGGCACAGACAGCCCTTTTGGCAGGAAAAGTTGATGCAGCCCTTTTGGCAGGAGCTCTGGTTCTAAAAACTCAGGATGCGGGCGGACAGGTTCTGACTACCAGCGAGGGATATGTACAGCCTCTTCTTGTCAGTGTATCTCCCCGATCTTTCGTTGAAGCCCACCCTGGTGTTATTACAAGATATAAAAAAATACAGAGTCAGGCCTACGACTTCATTATAAACAGCCAGGATGAATCCCTAGCCATAGGAGCAGCTCAGCAAGATCTTTCCCCCGACTATGCTCTAGACCTTTACAAACGTAGCGGTATTGCCAACAACTTCGTAAAGGCAGATGAAGAAGGCCTCCTCAAGGATATCCTATTCCTTCAAGACTTAGGTATGATAGAGGGCGCAGTGACTCCTCACGACCTGATAAGCGAGTTACTGGATGTTCAATAA
- a CDS encoding BrnA antitoxin family protein — translation MRDNYDFSNAVNNPYAEKLKQKISIRLDQGTVEYFKDLANETGLKYQQLINLYLTDCAKSHKKISIDWK, via the coding sequence ATGAGAGATAATTATGATTTTAGTAATGCGGTTAATAATCCCTATGCGGAAAAACTGAAACAGAAAATTAGCATTCGTCTTGACCAGGGGACAGTAGAATACTTCAAAGATCTTGCAAATGAGACAGGATTGAAATATCAGCAATTAATTAATCTATATCTTACAGACTGTGCAAAATCTCATAAGAAGATCTCTATTGATTGGAAGTAA
- a CDS encoding ABC transporter ATP-binding protein, giving the protein MALKNLTKEYDLKGNKIKAVNSVSLELPPGKITALVGDSGCGKTTLLRILAGLLEPDEGEIHTIPDGVRAGVVFQDSRLLPWKTVEENLLLSLKRTQYPPLDKTKRDERVDEALGLVQLNEWKNSYPRELSGGMAQRISLARALCQKKGFLLMDEPFSALDALSREKLQFELKAIQQKMGNTVLFITHDISEAIFLADKVCVMKLGQITGVVQSNGKNHDEISHQIHKLLGFRKI; this is encoded by the coding sequence TTGGCCTTGAAAAATTTGACCAAAGAGTATGATTTAAAGGGTAACAAAATCAAAGCTGTTAATTCTGTTAGCCTTGAACTTCCTCCTGGCAAAATCACAGCTCTTGTTGGAGACAGCGGATGCGGGAAAACAACCCTTCTAAGAATATTGGCTGGTTTATTAGAACCTGATGAGGGTGAAATACACACAATACCAGATGGAGTCAGAGCCGGGGTAGTTTTTCAAGACTCCAGGCTTCTTCCCTGGAAGACAGTAGAGGAAAACCTGCTCCTTTCCCTAAAAAGAACTCAATATCCACCCTTAGATAAGACAAAAAGAGATGAGAGGGTCGATGAAGCCTTAGGCTTGGTACAGTTAAATGAATGGAAGAACAGTTATCCTCGGGAACTCTCAGGCGGAATGGCTCAGAGAATCAGTCTGGCCAGAGCTCTTTGTCAGAAGAAAGGATTCCTGCTAATGGACGAACCTTTTTCTGCCCTAGACGCATTAAGTAGAGAGAAACTACAGTTTGAGTTAAAAGCAATACAACAAAAAATGGGTAATACTGTTCTATTTATTACTCATGATATTTCTGAGGCCATTTTTCTTGCGGACAAAGTTTGTGTTATGAAGTTGGGTCAAATTACCGGAGTAGTTCAAAGCAATGGTAAAAACCATGATGAGATTTCTCATCAGATCCACAAATTACTTGGGTTCAGGAAGATCTAG
- a CDS encoding GGDEF domain-containing protein: protein MEISFLNDMKKEHNEIDNNWLNLHYQGTIVVVLLVFVLECLIGIILYYTDEINTTIPLYLMKFLIIPSSVNVLCLFIEFKVMRSNRISQETKKTTVSLSLVFIFFVVYMVHSAFLSLYFIFSLSILLTTIYGNYRLTTLTAILSLMSIISSDLIFLWDEDKISVLDNGINFSNFLISLFILISFYFVSLVVISFEKERNVAFLKKEREKTKLIEFSQIDELTGLNNRVAFRNAMEDMENDSCNNKYIFVMIDLDNFKLLNDNFGHLEGDHCLLLFSSILKMNCNGGIPFRYGGDEFSIMFKNTTMKQVITYCEGIQNEFTSNDQIVKSNLPLSVSFGVSIYKCGTAPSKLIKNSDTALYQSKRTKNKITIFNASCIK, encoded by the coding sequence ATGGAAATTTCATTTTTAAATGACATGAAGAAAGAGCACAATGAAATTGATAATAATTGGTTAAACCTGCATTACCAGGGAACGATTGTTGTTGTTTTGCTTGTCTTTGTTCTTGAATGTCTTATTGGGATCATTCTGTACTATACAGATGAGATAAACACAACGATACCACTGTATCTAATGAAGTTCCTTATTATACCAAGTTCTGTAAATGTATTATGCTTATTTATAGAATTTAAAGTAATGCGTTCAAACCGAATATCTCAGGAAACAAAAAAAACTACTGTTTCTTTATCTCTAGTCTTCATTTTCTTTGTTGTTTATATGGTTCATAGTGCGTTTCTTTCTCTATATTTTATATTCTCTCTTTCTATTCTATTGACGACAATTTATGGTAATTATAGGTTAACAACCCTTACAGCTATATTATCATTGATGTCTATTATCTCTTCAGATTTAATATTTCTGTGGGATGAGGACAAAATAAGTGTTTTAGATAATGGTATAAATTTCAGTAATTTCCTGATCTCATTATTTATCCTAATATCCTTTTATTTCGTAAGTTTAGTTGTCATTTCTTTCGAAAAAGAAAGAAATGTAGCCTTTCTAAAAAAGGAGAGAGAGAAAACTAAGCTAATAGAGTTCTCTCAAATAGATGAATTGACAGGACTTAACAATCGCGTTGCGTTTAGGAATGCAATGGAGGATATGGAGAATGATTCTTGTAATAATAAGTATATTTTTGTAATGATAGATCTTGACAATTTCAAACTCCTTAATGATAATTTTGGACATCTTGAAGGAGATCATTGTCTTCTCTTGTTTAGTTCAATTCTAAAAATGAATTGTAATGGTGGCATCCCATTCCGTTATGGTGGTGATGAATTTAGTATTATGTTTAAAAACACCACGATGAAGCAAGTCATAACTTATTGTGAGGGAATTCAAAATGAATTTACTTCGAATGATCAGATTGTCAAATCGAACTTGCCTCTCAGTGTAAGTTTTGGAGTCTCAATCTATAAATGCGGAACGGCGCCCTCAAAACTGATTAAGAATTCAGATACCGCACTGTACCAGTCAAAAAGGACTAAAAATAAAATTACAATTTTCAATGCCTCGTGTATCAAATAA
- a CDS encoding DUF6429 family protein — MDKEKIDNAALALLSITLHDEFRAWKQLDWDILNRLYEKGFILDPVGKSKSVVFTEAGLLRAKELFDDLFSK; from the coding sequence ATGGATAAAGAAAAAATTGATAATGCAGCTCTCGCCCTATTATCAATAACACTACATGATGAGTTTCGAGCATGGAAACAACTTGATTGGGATATACTGAATAGATTATATGAAAAAGGATTCATACTTGATCCTGTTGGAAAATCAAAATCTGTTGTATTCACGGAGGCAGGATTATTGAGAGCCAAGGAATTATTTGATGATCTATTTTCAAAATAG
- a CDS encoding ABC transporter permease — protein MPSLILLLWTAASYWEWVHPYLLPSPLKVLNAAWSLLIRGELLKHLGVSLKRVLCGFALTMSIAFPLSILIHFLGWLKNLLKGSLEFLRSIPPLSAIPLLILWFGIGEASKTAIIVMASFFPIFLNVLSGLENVDECWKELSDSIQLKKSDYLKNILIPSALPSILTGIQLGISYSWRALMGAEMIAAASGVGYLILDSQEMGRIDRVFVGIITLGICGIILDHFLMRMFNNWIPWKNLEEGQRW, from the coding sequence ATGCCCAGTCTTATATTACTTTTATGGACAGCAGCATCCTACTGGGAATGGGTCCACCCGTACCTGCTACCATCGCCCTTAAAAGTATTGAATGCAGCATGGAGCCTGCTTATACGAGGAGAATTGCTAAAGCATCTGGGAGTAAGCTTAAAGCGGGTATTGTGCGGGTTTGCCCTTACAATGAGTATAGCCTTTCCATTAAGCATTCTCATTCATTTCCTAGGATGGTTAAAGAACCTTCTTAAGGGGTCATTGGAATTCCTTCGATCGATCCCTCCTCTATCAGCAATACCTCTTCTAATCCTCTGGTTTGGTATCGGAGAAGCCTCTAAAACGGCTATAATTGTTATGGCTTCATTTTTCCCAATTTTCCTGAATGTACTAAGTGGACTTGAGAATGTGGATGAATGCTGGAAGGAACTGTCCGACTCTATCCAACTTAAAAAATCAGACTACTTGAAAAACATACTGATTCCCTCTGCCCTGCCGTCGATTCTAACTGGAATACAACTGGGTATCAGCTATAGTTGGCGGGCCCTCATGGGCGCAGAGATGATTGCTGCTGCTTCGGGGGTTGGATATTTGATATTGGATTCTCAGGAAATGGGACGAATAGACCGTGTCTTTGTTGGAATTATAACCCTAGGTATCTGCGGTATTATCCTAGATCACTTTCTCATGAGGATGTTTAATAACTGGATACCCTGGAAAAACCTTGAGGAGGGACAAAGATGGTAG